The genomic window ATGAACCCTGTAATTTCATCACACCACAGGTGCATTCTTCTTGTTGATCTGCCTGCTTTTGTGATCTTccgttttctttttcagatttttgTGACTAAGATCCTACTCATGTTTTAGCCATTCCTTTTCATTATTGTACATGTTAAGTTGCCcagatactctctccgtcctgagatagctatattttggtaCTCTCTTCATCGTTCTTAAGATAGATATATTTTGGACTGCAGTGGGAGTATCATGGATTCATGGTGCATCTGATATGAAACACTTCCCATCGTCCCATGGCACATCTGAGATGTCGCATCAATTTACAAAGGCCCTATCCTATTGCCCTTTTGCATGTCCGTTTGCAAAAGGACTCGTACAGTTCTACTAGTGTGCTAAAAAGCTAGTAATGCACTGGAAGCTACCTTCTAAAATATGGGTGCGCTACAAACCAACTTGAACATATCAAAAGCAGATGTAGACTATATAAAGCACAAACCTGCGGACACGGGCACCCGTGAAAGACTTGCCTATTGATTGACCCGTCTCCATCAATATAGTGAGTCCATAGCATTTCCCCTCTTCCCAATAGCATAAGCACGAACCTTCTTGTAGTGTCTATCCAGCAAAAGAAGAGAAAACATATGCTATAGTGAGTTTCTCTCAGGCCATGGCTGATCTGAACCTTGTGTTCTTGTTCTTCCTCTTGTCTCCTCCCATCTTATCTggtcactctctctctctctctctctctctctctcacacacacacacacacacacacactctctctctctctctgctactTGTTGCTCCTGACTCCAGTGAGTGCTTTTTCTCTATATCTGAATCTCTGACGAGTCCTTGTTTTTCTGTGTTGTGGCTATGGAATTGTTGATCAGATGGGGTGCTTCAGGTGATGGGAACATCGATGAATAGGAGGAGCTTGCTTCAGGCCAAGGGTGGTACGTATGGCCTCTCTATAACGACTTCTCTTCTTTGCACACAGCTCAAATGCTCAATTAGTTCTTTGTTAACATGGTCAGACCTTGTTAGCAGACTTATTATCTGAACTTGTTAACATGGTCAGGTGATGTGTACTTCTTGTTAGCAGAACTTGTTAGCAGACTTGTAATGTCACACCATAGGCCTCTATTAGTTCTTTTACTATTAAGGCAGTTCTGAATGATTTTGTCCAAGTTATTCATTCTAATGTATTTAGTCCACAGAGTTAGCGTACATGTTCGGCTGTGTGCACTCTTGATTCCGATTATAGTTCAATAGTAAAAGAGAACTGATATCTGGTGGTACATCTAGAAAGAGAACTGATGAGGCCTCACAAGCTTTACTCCCAGCAAACAAGAGTAATAACTTGGTACCCTTATAATTCACTGGCCTTTCCAATCCCCCCTACAACTTAATTTAGTACGAAACACTCTCCACAAGTTTATTTTCTCTTCCAAAACTTTTCACTTCTATCCAGTTTTCAGCATTTTCTCACGCCTTGGCCATAGGCATCTATATATTGTGGTGAGCGAAGTTGCCCCTTGCAACCAAAGATGTGTACTTCAGCCTCCTTTaaccttcttttttttgcacACTTTAATTCCACCAGCGTTATGGCATTAAAACCACGACAATAAACACATACCACATAAACAGTGTATCAAATCTCATACCCAATAAAAGAAGTGTTGTATTAAATCGACGTAAGGGCCAAATTTGTTCGCTACACTGGAGGTCCACAGGATGCCACAAATCGCTAACACGGCAAAAATTCAATGAAAACTAGATAGAGGTGGGAAGTTAGAAGAGAATATACTTATGGAAAGTGTTTTACACGAAATTAAGTTATAAGGAGGATATTGACTTGTAGGTGTTATTTGGATTTTCCCCTAAGCGAAAACTGTTTGGATTACCGACAGAAATTTGTCAACAAGGAGTTCATTGGATTTCTTAAACggaattgctttttttttttgtcataagtTTTCTTAAAACCCGTTTGCTGAGTTATGAGAGGAAACAGAGCCATCGTGGTTTTCCTAAGGTGGTTGCTCCTTTTATTACGGAACTAGATCCTCCACACAAATAATTCTGTACACCCAAAACAAACGGAATAATAATCCTAACCTAAAACCTGTCTTCTCAAAAAACATTCATAaaaccagtttttttttccaacataTCTCTAATAATGCTAGCTTGGCACGTTTGAAAAGCGCTATAAAATAGagattaaaaattgaaaatatatctAAGCTACCGGCACACAcaccgtgcacaccaactatgGACCTTTACTAAtatcatttctctctctctctctctctctctctcagcctgCCCTGTGAGCTTTGAGAACCAGAACTACACGACCATCACGAGCAAGTGCAAATCGCCATGGCCTGCCGACCTCTGCTGCCCAGCTTTGAACGAGTTCGCGTGCAATTTCAGCCAATATATCAACGACGAAAGCACCAACTGCGCAGACTCGATGTTCATCTACCTCAACGCCCATGGAAACTATCCAGCTGGCCTGTTTTCCAACGAGTGCGCAGTGCTTGACTGCAACGGTAGCAATAGCACCATTGGTACTAACCAAACTGCTAATGGAAGCGGCGCCCGAGGGGCTAAAGACATATCAGAGATGTACTCACTTGTGACGACCTTAATTGTATCTGGACTCGCAGTGTTATTGTTCTACTGAATGAAGTAAGTAAGAAAAGATGCACTGTCACACAGAATGGACATGTTACAGTTGTGGTAATAAGTTGCGTTTCAGCACATATATAGACTACCCCcagatttcctttttttttttccttaattttcttTCATGGCATTTACACTCATCCGgatatttcttttcttcttttgagCAATAATGCCTCTCTTTACTCTCGTAAATTTATGAACTTTTGGTTAAGCTTTTTTTCCCCCTCTAAGGCTTCTTTTATGAGAGACGGGCGAGAGAGGCTCCTACTATGTTAAATTCAAATTAAACATATTTAGAtgatctctactacttaaaaaaaaatccgtagTGGTGATAGTGAAGCCAACGTAGACGCGCGATCCGACAACGTAGCGTAGACACGTCaccgtggaaaaaaaaaaggaacgctTCAGAGAGACGCGCAACAGAAGCGATCCGGACACAACGCAACAGTAGCGCCCCCCAATCCATCCTCGCGCATCCCCACATCGCCGCGCCCGCTCCACTCTTCCACCCCCGGCGACCCCATCGCCGCCAGCGATCCCGCGTCGATCTCCTCCGCATCCCCCTTCTGTGGCCAGATCCAGATCGATGGCGAGCCCCGGCGACCAACGCTGGCACCCTCTGCTCCGgcaacctcctcctcggctGTCTCCTCCCCGACTCCCGGTCTCCATTGCAGCGCTCGCTTCCTCCGCATCCAACCTTGCGCCGCCCCCCATCGCCGCACGACGCCTCCATCAACGGCGCCCCCCATCGTCCCCGTCGACCGTCGCTGCCCACGGCGCCTCCAAACCGTCGCCGCACGCCCAGCTGATCCCTGTCGCCCACGACCACGCCGCCCACCtatcctccatcgccgcctccacgAGTCACCTCATGTCGATATCCTCCGCGCCACCAGCGATCCCGCGTCGATCCCGCCCTCTTCGACTGGAGCTCCCTCGCTAACCCGATGCAACGACAAAAATGCAAGCTGCTGGCCTGTAGGTAATACGCTAATGCTCCCCATGCTCAAATGGTGTTCGACGAAATCCTTGCTTAGACGTTACAGTCGTGATGATCAGGGAAACCACTTAGGTGTTAATCCTTGCTAATATAGCCTGGTGATATGCCATGTTTTGTCTAGGAAGAGTTTACCAGGATGTTTACTACGCATACATGATTCAGGTAGTGCTCTATGGAGGAACTTGTATATGTAGTGCACTATGGATGTTTGCCAGCTTAACATGATTGTCTGGGATGATTTGTAGAAGCGGGCTATATTTTACTCAACTTGTTTCTGCGTAGCATGCTGATAAACCAAGTGTCTGGTGGTTTAGGGCA from Oryza glaberrima chromosome 6, OglaRS2, whole genome shotgun sequence includes these protein-coding regions:
- the LOC127778126 gene encoding GPI-anchored protein LLG1-like; translated protein: MADLNLVFLFFLLSPPILSDGVLQVMGTSMNRRSLLQAKGACPVSFENQNYTTITSKCKSPWPADLCCPALNEFACNFSQYINDESTNCADSMFIYLNAHGNYPAGLFSNECAVLDCNGSNSTIGTNQTANGSGARGAKDISEMYSLVTTLIVSGLAVLLFY